A genomic segment from Stappia indica encodes:
- a CDS encoding OFA family MFS transporter — protein MFDWLKKEHIVAEDGFNRWKVPPASIAIHLCIGSVYAWSIFNPPLIKQFGVVAAAPGDWSLSSVVWIFSVAIVFLGLSAAFAGKWLEEVGPRMVGVVAALCWGGGFLIGGFGIMTHQLWLLYLGYGVLGGCGLGLGYVSPVSTLIRWFPDRRGMATGMAIMGFGGGAMIATPIKEWLLGVFYKAPDYLGPLGSIDLVTEGGRRLAEVNGQMVEVVLAGAKQVAAAPVALQEGIYVVGTGNTGAAGTFFTLGIAYFVVMIIAAFSYRVPREGWRPAGWTPPTADAASRKMITQNNVHIDQALKTPQFYLLWIVLCFNVTAGIGVIGVAKTMMSEIFGTTLPLIVNSAFAATYVFMISVFNMVGRFFWASTSDYIGRKNTYHCFFVLGTLLYLSIPFAAAQVSVDPAVTWLVMFYGATMIIFTMYGGGFATIPAYLADIFGTKYVGGIHGRLLTAWSTAGVLGPLAITELRNMSLNSAIRDLASKVDPQAFVQKFGAGVEQLDQLVAAKTVTVAQLMEIAPAGTVDPTPSLYNTTMYAMAALLVIALVANALVRPVDARHHMESAAGAGAKGASPEGAQPAKA, from the coding sequence ATGTTTGACTGGCTGAAAAAGGAACACATCGTCGCAGAGGACGGCTTCAACCGCTGGAAGGTTCCGCCGGCGTCCATTGCCATCCACCTGTGTATCGGCTCCGTCTATGCATGGAGCATCTTCAATCCGCCGCTGATCAAGCAGTTCGGCGTCGTGGCCGCAGCGCCCGGCGACTGGAGCCTGTCGTCGGTCGTGTGGATCTTCTCCGTCGCCATCGTCTTTCTCGGCCTGTCGGCGGCCTTTGCGGGCAAGTGGCTGGAAGAGGTCGGCCCGCGCATGGTCGGCGTGGTGGCGGCGCTGTGTTGGGGCGGCGGCTTCCTGATCGGCGGCTTCGGCATCATGACGCACCAGCTGTGGCTGCTCTATCTGGGCTACGGCGTGCTCGGCGGCTGCGGCCTCGGCCTTGGCTATGTCTCGCCGGTGTCGACCCTCATCCGCTGGTTCCCGGACCGCCGCGGCATGGCGACGGGCATGGCGATCATGGGTTTCGGCGGCGGTGCGATGATCGCGACGCCGATCAAGGAGTGGTTGCTCGGCGTGTTCTACAAGGCGCCGGACTATCTCGGTCCGCTCGGTTCCATCGATCTCGTCACCGAGGGCGGTCGCCGGCTTGCCGAGGTCAACGGCCAGATGGTCGAGGTGGTGCTCGCCGGTGCCAAGCAGGTGGCGGCCGCACCCGTCGCCCTGCAGGAAGGCATCTATGTGGTGGGCACCGGCAACACGGGCGCTGCCGGCACCTTCTTCACATTGGGCATCGCCTATTTCGTCGTGATGATCATCGCGGCCTTCTCGTACCGCGTGCCGCGCGAGGGCTGGCGCCCGGCCGGCTGGACGCCGCCGACGGCGGATGCGGCCTCGCGTAAGATGATCACCCAGAACAACGTCCATATCGACCAGGCGCTGAAGACGCCGCAGTTCTACCTGTTGTGGATCGTGCTGTGCTTCAACGTGACCGCCGGCATCGGCGTGATCGGCGTCGCCAAGACGATGATGTCGGAGATCTTCGGCACCACCTTGCCGCTGATCGTGAACTCCGCCTTCGCGGCGACTTACGTGTTCATGATCTCGGTGTTCAACATGGTCGGCCGGTTCTTCTGGGCCTCCACGTCTGACTATATCGGGCGCAAGAACACCTATCACTGCTTCTTCGTGCTCGGCACCTTGCTGTACCTGTCGATCCCCTTCGCGGCGGCACAGGTGAGCGTCGATCCGGCGGTGACCTGGCTGGTGATGTTCTACGGCGCCACCATGATCATCTTCACGATGTATGGCGGCGGTTTCGCGACGATCCCGGCGTATCTCGCCGATATCTTCGGCACCAAGTATGTCGGCGGCATCCACGGACGCCTGCTGACCGCCTGGAGCACCGCCGGTGTCCTGGGGCCGCTCGCCATCACCGAGCTGCGCAACATGTCGCTCAACAGCGCCATCCGGGACCTTGCGTCCAAGGTGGACCCGCAGGCCTTCGTCCAGAAGTTCGGCGCGGGCGTCGAGCAGCTCGACCAGTTGGTGGCGGCGAAGACGGTGACGGTGGCCCAGCTGATGGAGATCGCGCCAGCCGGCACGGTCGATCCGACGCCGAGCCTCTACAACACCACCATGTATGCCATGGCGGCCCTGCTGGTGATCGCGCTGGTGGCCAATGCCCTGGTGCGGCCGGTCGATGCCAGGCATCACATGGAGAGTGCCGCGGGAGCAGGCGCGAAGGGTGCAAGCCCCGAGGGCGCGCAGCCGGCCAAGGCCTGA